The DNA region AGTTTGTACTTCTTTTTGACGAATTTAGTGAAAGCCtcaatttatcaaaaaaaaaggggatcaTTTTTTCTTTACATACATAAACTATTTTATCTAACCTCACTTTACCCTTGTCTTTTAGTAATAATAGAAGTAAGCCCATTAATGTTATGACATGTTGTGAAATGATTGAATCAAGTGGCACGGATGAAGAGGGATATGAAGAGTACAATGAGGAAACTATGTTACTTGAACATCTCATTAAAGAAGTAAAGCAACATAAGAATGATCAAGAGCCCAACCTAGATGAAACCAAGGTGATTAATATAGGAGACAATGACTCAATCAAAGAAACCAGGATAAATGTACATTTGATGGCCCTCCTAAAGAAATATTGGTAGATATGCTAAGGAAATATGTGGATATCCTTGCCTGGTCCTATCGACATGCCTAGTTTGAGCACGGACATCACAGGCCATATGTTACCAGTTAACCAGGATTCGCTCTAGTTAAATAGAAAACTAGACATGTCacgacccgttttgtcgttaTAGAATTTCTGATCCATTTACTTTCATTGACCCTTCCCTGAGTCCCATTAGTACAATTTTGACCCACGGGAATCAGCGACATGGTTCCCGAGGTCATCGGGTGAGTTCTGGTAGGACGTGTGGAATCTAGagtcttaaagtgaaaaaccttTGACCGATAATAGAATTTTGGGTGCACGTGCCCATAATTGAATTCTGACAGTTCCATTAGGTCcaaaatgtgatttatgacttagtggagTCATTTGTTTTGTTCCCGAAGGGTTGCggtgtgatttgagtcattagtggagaaactagttaagttgaaGAGTTAGAGTTGGCTATGGACGACAGCAGGTCAAGATGACCCTGTgttgatgttttgaaagttccaacaatTTTGTATGATGATTTCGAACTtatccacaagttttggtgagattcCAAGGAGGTTCAGATAGATTGGGGTTGTGTTGCGCTTGTATTAGATATTTTGTCGTAGTTCTTTGGCCATAAAGGTTACCATATTGTTCAACCtacctttattttatgtttCGATTGAACCATTACATCTATATCGTAATTACAAAGCCATAGCAAAAATAATCGTCGCATTTCGCCTTCGTATGaggaagttatggtcattttagtgCGGACAGTTGTTGCATTACCTAGTGTGTCCGCTGTAGCAGACTTCTGGTCTACTGTAGTGGACACTAGACCACTGTAGCATAATTCTGGTCTGCTGGGGTGGACTTCTGGCCTGCTGTAGTGgaaatttttgtgtataaaaaaaatcagactgcgttaatttcatattttgagaATATCTTGAGTTCTATAGCTccgtttgaggtgattttcGCGGCGTTGTTCTTGTCTCAATGTGGGAGTAAGTATCTAACCATTATTTTGATGTTTTCTCAAGTTTATTTTCATTGGTTATCGATTTTATCCGAGTTTGACTGGGGAAAATTGGAGTTCtgaacccaaaagttgaaaagtggGAAATCATGGTTTTGAAGATCAAGATGATGGCTTTTTGAATAGGTTTTATGGATCTAGACAAATTAAGCTatgggtaaactaattttgacaTAAAGTTCTAGTTTTTCCCTTATGGGCTCGGGTTACCTTTTTGGATTCGTTTTGGGGTTTCAaattaaagtatagcaatatgggtatcattgggCTCGTTTAAACTCGTAGGGTACTATTTTAACCAAATTGAACccgatttttcaataaaattatattttttcccttatggctcgggtttggctattttggaTCCATTTTTGAAATTTGGGTAAAATTATAGCAATACGAGTAttcttagattcgtattctaacgtagaattcatatttgatagacgttAATTATTCTAAGACTCTCTgaagaggaaaggaaaggctcaaCTGTATTAGTTCAtggcacctgttcggcattgaggtaggttacgactcaccttagttagactttgattagcgaaacgtatatattgtgtagaattgataggagaaagaaTGATTTCATCTTTAGAAATAATgtctggttggatattacctaggttggttTGGCTTTTgactatgtgggcttgtcgcagTTATTTACGCCTTGTGATGGTGTATTTGTATTCATACGGTGGTGATTTGGGATAGTATCGCATTTTTTAGGTCATTAGTCAACAGCTCCTTGGAAAGCAAAATAGGGGTGACTTCACATTgtttctattaggttggttcattgtggcttgttgccctgttatGTGATTAGGCTTGTTGCCTTAATTGCTATGTTATGATACGTGTTGCACTCATTTTTCTCTTGTGGTGTCatttatcatcggagaaaggcaggataatgagattaggcCTGAATCGTGTTGTATTATTATGATGATATCATGTgtggcatacattctcatttcacatatatatttatatcgaATTGTGACTTGGTACTGACGACGATacatgagaaaatggagcactTTGGTGACACAAGACTTAGCTATGAGGTGtactttctatatttggaagtgAAAGGTGTCATAAACTAtttatgttgattgagatggtttgtatgattcattccatagttgagatgatttatctaagtcctgatatgacttgtggcattgTGACTTGTACTTGTATTGGCATTTGAATTCATGGATTTATCATGCTTATTTTTGAGTTGGTGATTCATATTGGggttctagacttgaaccatattTTGAATACTCATCGTGCATACAATACATGCATATAAGGCACGTCTGACAGGGAGTGAGGATGTGGCTTATCGTGATATATATACAAGGTACATTTGACAGTGGGTGAGGATGCGCTCTATTTGTGAACTCGCAATCCGAGGTCGGTTTCGGAGCGAATGGGCTCGTGCTCTGAGGTATATTCtagagcgagtggtacatggacaccatgggtcctccGCGGGTAATGACTATTGTGCGAACaatgcctttagcatgtgtgtataggtttgaggtatttggccagtgcattacATTTCACATCATTACCTTTTATTCTACATCATCATATGTCTCTTCACGTTTGATTTGGTCTGGTTTGTTCGTATCATTATGGTGGCATAGATCGGATTATGGACTGGGTCAAATTACAGAGTAGTGACTCTTCCTAGGTTCAGAACTTGGAATTGTGATTATCGTTTGAGATTATTATGACTCGACAGACTtatggtttagaagcttcatcttaggttgttattcggttatgggatattctgtgacctTGGTTTGggtattatgtgcctatctacttatgttgttgattttatgcttatatgtgtgtactaatcttagtcggcctatgatgttTACTCAGTACTTGttatttgtactgatgctactctttTTGTACTGTTCTTTTCAGTGTAGAGTCTGTTATTAGTTTCAGTTTCCGTCCTCGAGAGTGATCCGAGTCTACTTGATAGagattttagggtgagcttTTGGGCTAGATCCGCAACCCAGAAACTCTTCTTTGTATTTAACTATCTACTTGTATTCCTGAGATAGtattgatatttgagatttgtACTTTCTATCAGACTTGTCTCTATgtaatagtggctcttgtacttgtCCAGAcaagattttggggttgttatTGCTTCTGCACTTGCCATTTATATTATTTGAATTTGTTAGCTAAATCACTGTTTATTTCcgcataattcttataaatgattaaaatgattTGGAAATAGTTCGCCTACCTGTGGGgacagtgtaggtgccatcaagATCCATGAATTGGGTCATGAAAAGACAGTTCAAGCTCGACTAGAGTATCAGAATCAACGACGAAGTCGAGAAACATATCAAGTCTAGAGTAGTTGAGGTGACCGAATATCCTACCTAGTTAGCCCGCATTGTACAAGTGCCGAAGAAAGATAGAAAGATCAGGATATGTGTGGACTATAGAGATCTGAACAAGGCTAGTCCTAAGGATAATTTTCTGCTCCCGAATATCCACATACCCATTGACAATTGCGCGAAGCTAGCGAGTTACAATCAATCGTGGATTGTTTTGTGGGATATCGTCAGATCTTAATAAGTCAAGAGGACACAGGGAAAGCTACTTTTATCATGGCTTGGAGAGTATATCACTACCAGGTGATGCCATTCGGTCTCAAGACCGACGACACAGTTATAAGATAGCTATGACTACTATTTTCATGACATGATCCATAGAGAGATTGTGGTCTATATGGACGATGTCATCATCAAATTGCGAGAAAGCACGGATACCTCACATATTTACAAAAGTTGTTTGACAGACTTCGAAGGTACAACCTGAAGCTGAATCTGGCCAGATGTACATTTGGAGTGCCTACCAGAAATTACTCAAATTTAGAGTCAGCCGAAGGGGCATAGAACTAGACCCCACCAAAATTAATTCCATACAAGATTTTCCTCCTCCAAATACTAATAAATAGGTCATGAGCTTTCTCGGTAGGTTGAACTACATTAGTTGATTCATCACACAGTCAACACTGATTTGTGAACCCATCCtcaaattcttgaagaaggatGCACTGACAGAATGGGCTGAGGATGTAAAAGGGCCTTTGATACAATCAAGAGAAATCTTTCCAACCCATCGCCGCGCCTTCCTCAGATCGGGAAGCCTATTCCTGCTGTATTTATCGGTGTCAGAAAATGCTTTTAGATGGGTGTTGGGCGAACTCGACTAAATTGTCAAGAAGGAACGAGCCATCTACTAtctaagtaagaaatccatagcCTCCGAAGCCCAATATACTTTGGTAGACAAAACATGTTGTGCCTTGACATGGGTGGCCCAGAAGCTGAGGCACGGTTTGTCGACGTACACCACCCATCTTATCTCCAAACTAGATCCACTGAAATACATCTTTTGTCAGCCCTTGCCCATAGAAAATTTGGCCAAGTGGAAAATGTTGTTGACTCAGTTCGACATCATATATATGGTTTAGAAAGTCGTCAATAGTCAAGATTTTGCCTTCACCTCTAAAAAAACTTGGTAGACAAGAAATGCGAGCTCCTCAGAACATACTTCTCTGATGAAGAGGTGTTAGTAGTAGAAGAAGACCTGGCTGAGCCATGCCCAGGATGGAGAATGTTCTTAATAGTGTAATAAATTACAAGGGTTCTCAGATTGGAGCGGTGTTGGTATCCTGTAAACACTTCACATATGCATTTGAGCACAGAAACTCTGACTTCTTCTGCctcaacttagtcaatggggctgagatagaggaaaaccctCGACAAAATGTCTGTAGTACCTaaccagacccaagaaacttcttatctCTATTGCTAAAGTGGGTTTGGGCCAATTCATCACGACACCAATTTTATGAAAATACAACCTTAATGCCTTCGGAAGAAATCACATGGCCTGGAAAAGCTAAAAAAtttcagccaaaattcacacaCTGAAAATTTAGCATAAGCTATCCTAAAGGATTTGCAACACTACTCTGAGATGCTCTACATGGTCAATCTCACAACGAGAATAGACCAGGCCATGGTTGTCCTTCGTGGGTGGTCTGTAAGGTTTCCTACACTTCGTTGGCCATCTTGAAGGAGGAGATATGTTGTATTCTTTAGGTCCAAGGTCGTAAATGAGTATCTTTTTGGCTTTTGCATTCTTTTGGATGGTCTGGAAATCCTTTTCTGTATggtccttcttttctttgggtAAGGACGTTGATGTTAACTCTACCATCTTAGGATGTTGATTCTTTGGAGATAATTAGGCCCTTCTCACTCGCAACACAAGTGAGGGAGAGAGAATGAATCAGAAAACTTCCACCAAGAGTCAAGATACATTATTTGCAGTGAAACATAAAGATGAGGCACAACAACTAGATAAGTCATTGAAGGAGAGGCTACAACAAGGCATGGTGACACTTATTTAATGTTTCTCCATATTGGAGGCTAAGGTAGAGAAATTGGAGGAGAAAATTGGAGTTGAATCTAAAGAAACTACAAGTGCTCTTGCTATAACACTTAGAAGCGGGAAGGATCAACATGAAATCCCATTAAGGTCAATGAACAACCAACATCTTCTATGCCTGAAGAACTACCGCAAGAAGTGGGGTAAGCAAAAAAATAGACACAAAAAGTGGAAATGACTCTAGTTACAAGGCCTTCGCCTCCATTCCCACAAAGATTGAAGCCGAAACAAGACGAGTTGAAATTCAAAAAGGTTCTGGAGATTCTGAGTGAAGTACACCTTAATATTCCCTTGCTGGATGCCTTAAGGGATGTACCAAAATATGCCATATACATCAAGGAGTTAGTTGCTAACAAAAGAAGGTTGACAAACTTTGAAACCGTAGCACTTACTGAGGAGTGCACATCCCTTGTGTGAAATAAACTTCCACATAAATTATAAGATCTGGGAAGTTTCACCATCCCCATACAAATTGATAATGTAGAAGGCGGGCATGATCTATGTGATTTTGGGGCAAGCATAAAATTGAGGCCCCTATCTCTATCCAACCAACTTGGTTTAGGAGTGCCGAAGCTGATTACTATCGTGTTGCAGCTAGCAGACAAATCCATCTCCTATCCCGAAGGAATAATTGAAGATGTGCCAGTTATAATAGGGAAGTTTATATTTTTGGCTGATTTCATTATCCCTGATTACCTAGTAGATGAGTGTATACCACTGAAATTAGGGAGACCTTTGTTGGAACTTGGAGATGctattattatatttatggaaggTGAGATGACACTCAGAGTTGAAAAAGAGGAGATGACCTTTAATGTTTACAAAGCTATGGGACTACTTATGACACAATGATGATCTTGCGACGATCGCTACGGTAGACGCTGATGCAAAAGAGATAGATCCCTTATCTTATCTTGAGGGCCCTCTGGAGAGAGCATGATGTTGTTTGATTCTATAGCAAAAGATgaggaagttgaagaattaaatCAAATTCTTAATGTATCATGCATTTACCTGTAAGGATGGATACCTTTTGAGCCCCTTGAACAGCCGAAGGGACCCCGTCACAAACCGTCCATAGAGGAGGCTCTGAAGCTTGAATAAAAGCCCCTCCCTCCTCACCTTTGCTATGCATATATTTGTGATTCTAACATTCTTCCGTTATTATTTCTGCTGGATTATCTGTTTTACATAAGGAAAAGATATTTCAAGTGTTACTTGAGTAAAGAAAAGCAATTTGTTAGATTGGTTCCGATATACAAGGAATAAAACAAGCTTTCTGCTTTCACTGAATTCTAATAGAGGATGATCGCAAGCCATGTATGGAGCAACAACATCATCTAAATCCTATCATGAAAGATGTGGAAAGGAAAGAGGTGATAATATGTCTTGACACAGGTATTgtatgttatatctcgcattttgtacgtcggaatatttttaagttggttgcgaagagttgtGGATAAGGCTATTTTCTCCGACTTTgtttttaaggcataagtcactTATGATTTTTGTTATATGGAATTATGGATATTAGTACTTCATGAAATACGGGaccaaagatgaattatggaggttgaacatttcatgaaaacttggggtcaaaagtgagatttatgaaaattaaaaatttcatgcaaaataggccatgtggccgtgtacatgagTGGGCCATAGGGAcatgtgtattaattatatatatgtgtataagatgacaattaagtcatctttgttATTTGTggccttagaaatttcaagaaaatttgagaaaattcaagaatggcCATCGGCCATGGTGaaaaccgagagagagagagagagtgaaccAAGAGATATTGATCATGAAGAACTCCTTCTTTCCatctttcctactaattaaagggtcctctacgacatggagagggtgttgaagcaagcaagacACTCTTTCTTGCAAACTACAAGCTAGCCGAGGGATGAAGTGGATGAAGAAGGTGAGGTCCAATCTCTAATGTTaaatgttatgcatgatttatgtatgctgtagtgtgtagaattgaatggaagtcatgaaaaatatatgggtggtgtgatgttgttgtggccgtgagttgtgccatgtgtggtaagaaaatgaattaatgttatttagtatgttggttgttgttgttacgaattatgtgatgaagaaatgaatgaaatgcatgaaaagaTGATGTTGACGTTGTAGCCGtctatgttgttgttatggccggaaatgggctgttttggtaagACAAGGAATGACTTATTTTTATGTTGCTCGTTGTGaatttatgatgtaaaatgaagttttaatgttGTCGAAATTATAATTGTGTGAGTGAATCGGACGATAATgtgtaatatgatttcttgaattcatgaaaatgaagttgctaGCATATGTAATTGTTAATagagtttgtgaatttggaagaaaagaaatggaaaGTTTACTTGGACTAGGAAGGTTTAGTTGCCTTGTATGTTGGATtgatttgaatattgtgcggattacttgaaatattcttggaTCTGTGTGAAATGATCTGTGGATTAgcatttgaatatgtgaatgtgaagttgaatcgatcgtatgtagtttatttgaatataaatgaaatgttgtcgaattgtgtagaaaggaattattgaggTTAGAATGCGTTCTGAATTATTTATGGATATCGTTATTATGCtcgttggtttggttgttttttatttagccgagttgaattctcggggatgtccgatttataggggaaatctttgtcgaaatttctgtagaaaaagtaatgggttggaattggattcttagatatttatggctaatgttcgacgcctattgatgttattgtagatcgtgagaagtcgaggcgTAAGTCCggagtagcttaggaagcggctaaggtatgtgaagctcacttttcttttgttggcatgtcctagttaaaaaataagctatgacacgattttcgaggtaattctactccggtgatccgagcatatttatgatccatatttgtttcttgatattcatattcgtagtatagccaaattatggtctttatgtttttccaCATGAAAGGATTtcaagattgcataaaagttggttttcaaagagagtttgtttcctaaacgatcccgaaactacgaacttccgtaactttcgtataaaggctcggatcgcttcgattcgTTCGTAGAAAGATCTAGGGTGAATAGTGTTTATAACTTCCAAGGCGGACTCGGGTTGGTTTGGCGTaatactatgatccctatggtttatATATGACTATGGTTCCGATGGTTTTGTCAATACGTTtttgatgtatgttatgtttccgaaagatatttgatatgactattgtccgaCTTTTAAATGACACTCCGTTtggattacttcattgagtcttggaaatgttttgtttgcacttggtttctcactactccgttcgtgcgagctgtagccactctttcactgcgtcccgggccagggcatgtattcgtgcacgtttctctgcattgttcaccgcgtccctccatggagggccggggcacgtatattatatatatatatatatatatatatatatatatatatatatgtgtgtgtgtgtgtgtgtgtgtgtggtgtgtgtgtgtgtgtgtgtaccgCGTCCCTGATGATGGAGATGgcggcacgttacatgtacatgcatatgatatgattttactaccgcgtccctcactagggggccgggggtacgtatatatatatatagatgtgtatacgatgattttattcaccgcgtccctcacgagGGGGCGTATATAtgggcacgttatatgcatacttGATGAATTTATGgatgtgtatacatgatatatgtttttaaaggcaagttttatgattttttccgtactctttatttcggtataatcccgcttattatatttcatgctttacatgctcggtacatatttcgtatcgacccctttcttaaatttgcgtttcatgccgcgttgtgcacacccggatgagttgaagatattagtaggagatgttccggcgggattggcgagctccggttgttgccgccgagtcaaagtattatgatatgaattcatgttccatgttagagactttgcggacgttgtgtgggtattagatgtcggttgtgtaaatggctatgtaagccggtatattattaCGCGTTgttttataagtttcatatgttgcaagattttatttcattaatttcgagaaaaacaaaagatatattgttcttcgataaattttcgttatacatttgtgtcatgatttgaaagccagcgaaattatgagtattaggtgagtcagcgggttcgctcggccctaaataagggtcgggtgcccatcacaccctaacaggAATTGGGGGTGTGACATTGTACATCCTATCTCTGAGAGCAATTGGGTGAGTCGTGACaatatgcctatctcaagtctttaCCCCAAAAAAGAACTCCTTTAGTGGTGgctaatgaaaataatgaaaaatccCCATATAAATGGTGACATGTTGGCGTATTTGTATTAATTATAGAAGTCTGAATAAAGCTACTTAAAAAGACAGTTACCCCTCCCCTTTATTGACGGGATTCTAGATAGACTACCGAACAGGAATACTATTGTTTCCTTGATAGTTGCTCTACATATAATAAGATTACTGTTTCTTCTAAGGACTAAGAGTAAACCACATTTACATGTCCTTACACCACTTTTGCATTCAAGAGGATGGCCTTTCAGATGTGTAATGCCTGTGTATTTTCAAAGGAGATGCCTATGTCTTTTCAAAGGAGAAATAAAGTCTTTCACTATATCTACTACGCGAGT from Lycium ferocissimum isolate CSIRO_LF1 chromosome 2, AGI_CSIRO_Lferr_CH_V1, whole genome shotgun sequence includes:
- the LOC132047392 gene encoding uncharacterized protein LOC132047392 — translated: MTLVTRPSPPFPQRLKPKQDELKFKKVLEILSEVHLNIPLLDALRDVPKYAIYIKELVANKRRLTNFETVALTEECTSLLADKSISYPEGIIEDVPVIIGKFIFLADFIIPDYLVDECIPLKLGRPLLELGDAIIIFMEGEMTLRVEKEEMTFNVYKAMGLLMTQ